CGCCTGATCGATCGCCCGTTGCAGATCATGGTCCTGCTTGGCAACCTCTCGCAGATAGCTGTTGCCTTCGATCGCCATTTGCGCGGCTCGCTCCATCACTTGATCAAGCCCGGCCTGCATCGCCTCCTTGCCCTCGGCCGAAAACTCACCAGCCTCGATCCGGTCAAGCCCCTCGCGGTAGTGGTCGACGTCCAGCATGGCTTCGTTGCCGGCCTCGACGACAGCCTCACCGTGTTTCACGACCGCTGCATCCCATGCATCATTGACCGGATCTCGGGGTTCTTTGCCCGCGTCTTGGTCGCCCTGCTCCGCTGAGGCCTCTCTACGTTGCTCGTATAGTTCGACCAGCTCACGCTTTTGGTTCACGAAATCTCGGGCCAAGCCCGCCACCTCATCAAAGTCGGCTCGGTCATCTGGGGCCACGGTGCGCTCCAGCTTGAACAACGCCGTTTCCACCTTCTTCTCATAAGCCTCGAACTCTGCTCGTGACGTCTCGCGCAACTCTTGACCCTCCAAAACCATTTCCTGCACTGTAACCAAATTGGCGCGGAAATTCGATCCGAAATTTGCGTGAATGACATTGGCGCTGGCGTCCTTCATTGCCGCCGAAAGCCCGGCTTCTAAGTATTCTCGGTGCTGTATAGCATATGCAACGGTCTGACGATCTCTACTCGCGATGGCGACCTTCTGCCACGATTCCTGCGCCTTTATGATGTATTGCCGGCTCCTGTCGCTTTTTGCGATCGTGCGTCGACCGCTGCGCTTGGTGTCATACCGCGCCTGCGCCGGCTCGCTCGTCCCGACATGCTCCGTGCGACCGTTGCGGCTCACCGGCCGAACCTGCGTCCGCGTGAAGGCGGGCGGATTGGCAAACTCGCGCCGATCGGTCATTTCCATTTCAATGCCGTGTTCCCGCGCCTTCTCGGCCATGACCGATCGCCATTCGCGAAACACGGCCGGAGTCGTCTCTATGCGATCGCCGGCATCCGATTTCATGGCGATGATCGCATGCGCATGGACGTGCGGTCGCTTGCCCCCCTCCTCTGCCTCTTTCGGGTCGCTGGCAGGATCGTGCATAGCAAAAACATAACGATGGCCCGCGAACTGGTGCGCTAGAAAATCGCGCACGGCACCCTCGAAAGTCGCCACGTCCGTTCCGGCCCGCGCCGACATGATGACGTGCATCACGTCGCGGCTCTTTCGGCTGTGCATCTCGCCGCGCCATTCCTTTTGTATCAGATCCCCTGCCGCCTGTTCGTCAGATATCGGCCGACCCCGATCGTCGCGAACTTCCTGATACTGGTCGACCAGGCCACGCAAACGGAGGGCGCCGAACTCGACGCCATTGCCGTACCCTTGAAACGAGAAGGTCGCACCGGCCTCGCTGGCGACCGCACTGGCCTCATACCGTCCTTGGATGATGCCAGCCGCTTTGGCGTCTCCTGTCAGCCGCTCCCCCTGCCCGCTTCTGAGCACCAATAGCCCTTGAACCGATACTGAACCGTCCTCACGCTTCTCAACCGCATAGGCATAGCGACGATCGCCAAAGCCGCTCGATAAGGTGCTCCGCACCAACTCGTGCAAAGCATCGTCGGATGCAAGCATAGAGTCCGTTATCTCAACGCTGAAGCTCCCGATGTCGCGACTTTCGGCGCGGTTCTGGAAAAGATGATCCCAATCACCGCGCACCCGGGCCAATTCCTCGCGGCCCTCAAGGATCCTGCCGTTTTCGTCCTCAACCTTCAGCTCTCCTGATCGGGACACGTAGTTCAACATCGCCCCTACGCGGGCTCCGCCCCCATAAGACGCCATTTTGACAACTGCTGGCTGGCTTCCCTTTGCGACGGCCGCTAGCCGCGCCTCCATCGGTCGGGCAACCACTGTCGCCGGCGCCACCCGCGCTAGAGGAGCCCCCCTGCCCTTCGACGCGGGTCCACGACCACCGGAAGCGCCGCCTGCGCCTCCGCCGCCACCTGCAGCACCGAGTTGAGACAACTGCTTAAGACGCTTCCGCATTTCTTCCTCAGCCGCGGCACCACGTCCACCTGACGTCATCTCTTGCAACAGCGCTGCGCGTCGCTGCTCCCATTCGCTGGTGAATGCGCCGAAGAAGATTTCCAACGCCTACTTCTCCCCTCGACGCTGATAACCAGCCCGTCGCGATAGAGAGCGAAGCTCGCTCATCACCGCCGCCTGAATGCGTTGCACGTTTTCGAGGTTGATATTCAGCTCGCTTGGATGGACGCCCCGGCCACTGTTGAGCGCCCTTGCAACCTGATTGAGGTTGATTCCGATCATCCGCATGTCTTCGAGCAAAGCCGCCATCACCAGGCGGTCATCCCCCGTTAGGATCGGCCGGACGCCTGCGCCCTCCAACAGCAATGACCGGAAAAAGCTGGATACGGTCATCCTAGCTACCTCGGCAGCCTTCTCAATCGCCGCATGTTCGTCGCCTGACACGCGGACATGCACGGTTCGATCTTTCTTCACCGGCTCCAAAGGAGCGTTGAATTTCCCGTCATCCATTTGGCCTTTGGCCCCCTACTGGCGCTTGCGTCAGTCTATCGAGGGCACGTCCCTCGATTGTGGAAAAAGGGCGTAGCACATTTTTCCGTATCCTGCCACTAGGGAAATTCAACTAAACCACTTCGAGAAGACCTCGCTCTGCTCGGCCGTTTATATTTTCGGACCAGGCCTGCGCCCTGGTGATTAACTAGAGAACGCTCACCAGGGTTCACCTCCGAAATCCGCTTCTGAAGGCCTTTGTCCGCCCCTCGTACTCAGCTGCAAGGGACGCTTCGCTCTTCGCCCTTGCAGCTTCCGTGCGAGCGTCGCAGCCGGCCTTACGCGGCTCCGGGGTTCACTGATCTGCCGGCCCTTCAGGCGGCATGTCGCGAGGTTTCCGCGTCGTGTGAATATTCCACACGAGTTAGTTACTCCATGTGTTCACACGATATGTGAACATGAGGCCACTAACGCAGCATGAGGATGATTATTCGTGTGATGTGTACTTGGTTTAATACGTCAGATCGGCTACACCATATGGTAGAAGCATGTTGCAGTATCATCCGAGCAATTGCTCGCATCATGTTTACGTGTGGTGCGGAACCACCATTCGAACCAACAAAGCGCGCCGAAACGTGCTTCGGCTCGCAGGGGAGTTGTCACGTATGCCATTGTGCATTTCGGCCGTGAGCGGCAAAGGTGGAGCTGGGAAGACTACGGCGGCAATCTTGATCGCCGGGGAATATGCGCTTCAGGGAAAGCGTGTCCTTCTAGTTGATGCAGACGGCCGCCAAAATCTGCAGGAATGGTGGAAGCGCTGTGAGGCAAAGGACAACCTGCCTGATAACATCGAGCTCATAACCGCTGCCCGTCAAACTACCGTCCAGCAGGTCCTGGAAAACGAAGCGCACAAGTTCGACGTAGTTTTGATGGACACGCCCGGTCAGGACACCGTACTAAAGGATACCATTATCGCCGGGTCCCATATTGTGCTGACGCCAATTCAGCCGAACCAAGATGAGATTAAGGCGGCGGGACAAGCCGCGACCGACACGGCCAATATCTCAGACAAAGTAGGGCGGATGATCCCGCACGCCAATTTTGTCACCAGGATCACGTTGCCAGCCAGAATGCTGGAAGCGTATCGGCTGATCAGACCGTTTGTGCAGAATCTAAAGGAAGGTGGCTACGACTCCTACCTGCTCGACACCGAACTCATGGAGCGCAATTGCTATCGCGAAATTCGAAACGGTTACGGGACTCTGCAAATGCTGGAACTGACGAATCCGGTGAAAAAAGCGAGAGCGGAAGTAATGAGCCTGGTTCAGAACATCGAAGGACTGCTCTTGGGAGAGAAAGAGGTAGCGGCCAATGGCTAAGGGGCAAACAACGGTATCTGATTTTGCAGTCGCACCGCGGCGTAGCCGTCCGGGGAACCAGTCGACTGCGGAGGACACTGCTACATTGGCTCCCAGCGTGCCAACAGAAGAGGCGAGGATTGAAGATCAGCCTCTGTCCCATAGTGTTGACCTACCTGCGAGCCGTCTCATTGCGCCGACGGAAGAGGCCCGGCGCGAGCGGGCAGTGAGCAAAGCACTGCAGCGTGAGGATTCGAGAGTTCGCTTGCGTGACCTGAAGAGGGCACGCGATCGCGAATCCAAGCACTACGTCAACTGCCCGTTGGATTACGAGACGAAGAAACGGTTGGAGAAAGCCGCTATCGAGAACGACGTGAAGATGACCGTCATCATGAAGGCCGCAATTGATCAGTTCCTTAAAGACAACGGATATTGATCGATGATTGGCCGTCGCTTCCTACTTGGCATAGACCTCGGTTGCGTGCTCGGCATCTACATTGCGCCTCGCCTTGGCCGTCCGACTGCCGCGATGAGAGTGATCTCAGAAACCATTTTGCCTCAAGTAAATGGTGCCATGCGACATCCGGTTTAACCTGCCTTCCGTCTGATGGAACTGTTAGCGCGGACAAGCGACATTAGCATCGGGCCAATCGCGAATTCCCCGGCCTCGGTGCGCCTGGTCAGATCGCGCAGATAGCCGCCCGCCGAGTTGATGTGGCCGCCACGCTCGAGGATGCAGGCAATCACGGTCGCCGCATTTTCGGGACCCATCGCCGCGCAAGCCGCCTCATAGGCCGACGGCGAAACTCCGAGCATCGATCGAACGACAACGGCGGCGGTCATCAAGTCCCGCCAGTTGGTGATTTGCCCACCAGGGCCGTAATCGGAAATATCCGGGCAAGCCTGCAGGACCATTCCAAGGGGGAACGACTTCATTGCGCCGCCCTCGCCTATCGGCCTTCTGGTCAGCTTCTTCCCTCCCCCGGCGTCGCCGGGGGAATTGGAGATTTCGTTTTCCGAAGCTATCGGCCCGCTCGGCTGTCCGAAGCGATCCGCCGACTTTGCCCCCTGCTTCGTTTCGAAGCTCGGTTCAAGTTCATAAGTGGATTCGGGTTTTGAATTCTGTATGTGGCGCTCAATTTGAGATTCATTGGAGTGCATTTTTTGTGTTTTCGTCCACATTTCCAATTGGTTGACGACCTCTTCGCGAAGCAGCGACATATCATCGAGTACCGAAGTCAGATGCTCAATCCCGGGAGCCCGAGGAAGGCGTGCTACGATCTCACGAAATATGCAGGTAATCTTCTCCCAATCACCTGCAGCGCCCTCATCGAGGGCGGCGGAAATGAGCTTGGCGACGTCGCGGCGGCAAATTGTCAGGCGCTCCCGTGTGATCCTCATCAGCTCGCGATCAGCAACCGCCTGGGCTGCCAAGGCCTCTATCTCGGCCGCCCGCGCAAGCAAGGGGGCCAACGAGAAGCCGAAAGCCTCTGAGACCGCCCCTGCCCTGTCTCGGCGTGCGTAACGTTTCCCGTTGGCGCTGTCCTTTCGAACGATCAACCCGGCTTCTACCAGGCCAGCCAGGTGCCGTCTTAGCGTGGCTGCAGTTATGCCTTTGGCGCGGATCGAGAGCTGTGCGTTCGACGGGAACACGATCAGCCCGCGATCCTCTGACAGCTCATTGTCCGGATAGAACGTCAGCAAAGCGTCGAGGACGTTCAAGGCGCGATCCGTAACGCCAAGCGCTGGCCGTGCTTCGCAAATCGCCCTGAACAGTTTCCACTTGTTCCGGGTCGTTCCGGGTTCGATAGTCTCCGCAATCTGTTGGCTTGCCAACATGCCAAGCGTCATCGCCCGCCGCCCAAACGGCGTCGTCACACTTCCACTCTCCATCTTCCTTCACCTTTTTAGAAGGCAAAAGAAATCAGCTCGCCAAAATGACGCTCAAGGACTCTTGACTGCGATTCGTGGAAATGCGATTCTCGATCTTGCTACAGATATGAGGAAGGCTTCCACGACTTGGTCGTTTGGGGGCCTTTTTCTTTTGCGGGTCTACCTTTCATCAGTCTTGGTTGATGACAAAAACTCTTGGTGCAATCGCTCCAAATTGTCCGCGATAAAGCGGCCGAACTTGCCAGCCTCATCGGACTTGAGGGCGATTGAATAGCTCTTGCCGGTGCCTTTGAACTCTGCTCTCACCGACGCATCGGTTGCCCGCCATTCGCCCTTATCGGCTGGCTCCCCTGGCAACTGTTCGGCCTTCTTAATCTCCGCCACGAGGAGTTCAAAACGGGCGTCCGATTCGAGAGTGCTGAACTTCTCTTCATCGACAAATTTGCCGACTAGCGCCTTCGTCGATGGCTTCTCGATCCGTTGAGCGAAATCAATCCAACGATCCCGGCCGATGGATTTAGCGGGGCCGATCTTCAAGGCCACCGCTTCCGGAACCCGGCTGGATACCGATAGCATACGGGTCAGCATCGGAGCGTCGGTTGCAAGAGCGGACTGAATCGTGGATTTGTCGTAACCGAGATCGAGCAAGCGCTGAGCAAACAAGGCTCTCTCGATGAACGACAGGTTCTGCCGAGCTGAGTTCTCCTGGCCCTGGGCAATAACGTGATCGGCGTCCGAGATTTCCTTGACGACTGCACGAACTTTCCGGCCGAGGTCTTTTGCTGCCCTGGCGCGACGGTGACCAAAAACGATCTGGTATCGGCCGTCATGCGAAGGGTGAGGGCGCACCAGTATGGGCGAATCCTGTCCGCGATCTCGGATGGCTTCAACAAGCTCTATATAGGCAGCGTCGTCGTCAGCCATGCGATCCGAAACGAACGAGCTGTCGAGGTCCGCCGTATCCAGTTCGACAACAAGCTCGCCCGCAAGATTCTGGTCCACGCGGGCGGCTTTCTCAGCCAGCTCGTTCAATGAGCTAATCATCGACCGGGAGGCACCCCGCGCCGCGTATTCAGGCTTCGCCTTTCGCTCCTGAACCTCGCTCTGAGGCGAAGTGATATTTGCAAAAACATCCCTTCGAGCCATCACGAATTCCCACGCTTGTTGATTTCATTGAAGAAAATTGCCGTTTGTACGGCTGACAATTTCTTCCTATCCATTTCGACGCCCCCAGGCCTTGTGCAACAACTCAATCACTTCGGCGTTGACTGCGTCCATTGATTCCCGGGCGCGGTCATAGGTAGAAGGCGTGAATTGAGAGCGTTCGACTTCGTAAAGGGTTTGCTTGGTCAGCCCTGCGTCTGAGATCGCCGTAGACTTGACCATCTGATGCCTCATCATCTGGGCGGCGAACATGCTCTGCATAAACCCGACCATCTGCTGTTGCGGAATGTCCGTCGGCTCGTAGCGGGTTACCAGGTAGCGAAACCAGTCGAGCGAGACGTTCACGCCGACTGCTTCGACGCTTTTCAAAATATTGCCGAGCATCAGGAGGAACTGCGACATAGACATGATGTCGAGCATTTGCGGGTGA
The genomic region above belongs to Rhizobium leguminosarum and contains:
- a CDS encoding conjugal transfer protein TraA, whose product is MEIFFGAFTSEWEQRRAALLQEMTSGGRGAAAEEEMRKRLKQLSQLGAAGGGGGAGGASGGRGPASKGRGAPLARVAPATVVARPMEARLAAVAKGSQPAVVKMASYGGGARVGAMLNYVSRSGELKVEDENGRILEGREELARVRGDWDHLFQNRAESRDIGSFSVEITDSMLASDDALHELVRSTLSSGFGDRRYAYAVEKREDGSVSVQGLLVLRSGQGERLTGDAKAAGIIQGRYEASAVASEAGATFSFQGYGNGVEFGALRLRGLVDQYQEVRDDRGRPISDEQAAGDLIQKEWRGEMHSRKSRDVMHVIMSARAGTDVATFEGAVRDFLAHQFAGHRYVFAMHDPASDPKEAEEGGKRPHVHAHAIIAMKSDAGDRIETTPAVFREWRSVMAEKAREHGIEMEMTDRREFANPPAFTRTQVRPVSRNGRTEHVGTSEPAQARYDTKRSGRRTIAKSDRSRQYIIKAQESWQKVAIASRDRQTVAYAIQHREYLEAGLSAAMKDASANVIHANFGSNFRANLVTVQEMVLEGQELRETSRAEFEAYEKKVETALFKLERTVAPDDRADFDEVAGLARDFVNQKRELVELYEQRREASAEQGDQDAGKEPRDPVNDAWDAAVVKHGEAVVEAGNEAMLDVDHYREGLDRIEAGEFSAEGKEAMQAGLDQVMERAAQMAIEGNSYLREVAKQDHDLQRAIDQADINVPSRNDDREEVIKGVQAVIVERIDRLDERLNNQDSPNFSSEDSYATRSEASAERQFLSDMSAQLDRLGAGEILDLSRTEVDYGYDDEEAYSARMSGLEYEPEIERDRREHEGHVESVAPQLEQLKAHGVAVDTSFRAVEPTRIDEASYLAEMHKEFDPDAEPDRQDDAREAHELASTVNATNRLQDRLNKESEADQRSGDTTRTDPAQQHVPRLEELEREEMEQRERDRDDRDR
- a CDS encoding plasmid mobilization protein, yielding MDDGKFNAPLEPVKKDRTVHVRVSGDEHAAIEKAAEVARMTVSSFFRSLLLEGAGVRPILTGDDRLVMAALLEDMRMIGINLNQVARALNSGRGVHPSELNINLENVQRIQAAVMSELRSLSRRAGYQRRGEK
- a CDS encoding ParA family protein, which encodes MPLCISAVSGKGGAGKTTAAILIAGEYALQGKRVLLVDADGRQNLQEWWKRCEAKDNLPDNIELITAARQTTVQQVLENEAHKFDVVLMDTPGQDTVLKDTIIAGSHIVLTPIQPNQDEIKAAGQAATDTANISDKVGRMIPHANFVTRITLPARMLEAYRLIRPFVQNLKEGGYDSYLLDTELMERNCYREIRNGYGTLQMLELTNPVKKARAEVMSLVQNIEGLLLGEKEVAANG
- the repC gene encoding plasmid replication protein RepC, whose product is MESGSVTTPFGRRAMTLGMLASQQIAETIEPGTTRNKWKLFRAICEARPALGVTDRALNVLDALLTFYPDNELSEDRGLIVFPSNAQLSIRAKGITAATLRRHLAGLVEAGLIVRKDSANGKRYARRDRAGAVSEAFGFSLAPLLARAAEIEALAAQAVADRELMRITRERLTICRRDVAKLISAALDEGAAGDWEKITCIFREIVARLPRAPGIEHLTSVLDDMSLLREEVVNQLEMWTKTQKMHSNESQIERHIQNSKPESTYELEPSFETKQGAKSADRFGQPSGPIASENEISNSPGDAGGGKKLTRRPIGEGGAMKSFPLGMVLQACPDISDYGPGGQITNWRDLMTAAVVVRSMLGVSPSAYEAACAAMGPENAATVIACILERGGHINSAGGYLRDLTRRTEAGEFAIGPMLMSLVRANSSIRRKAG
- the repB gene encoding plasmid partitioning protein RepB, which encodes MARRDVFANITSPQSEVQERKAKPEYAARGASRSMISSLNELAEKAARVDQNLAGELVVELDTADLDSSFVSDRMADDDAAYIELVEAIRDRGQDSPILVRPHPSHDGRYQIVFGHRRARAAKDLGRKVRAVVKEISDADHVIAQGQENSARQNLSFIERALFAQRLLDLGYDKSTIQSALATDAPMLTRMLSVSSRVPEAVALKIGPAKSIGRDRWIDFAQRIEKPSTKALVGKFVDEEKFSTLESDARFELLVAEIKKAEQLPGEPADKGEWRATDASVRAEFKGTGKSYSIALKSDEAGKFGRFIADNLERLHQEFLSSTKTDER